From the Desulfarculaceae bacterium genome, one window contains:
- a CDS encoding alpha-hydroxy-acid oxidizing protein, which translates to MSDKYHVEVAPRAPRFTPVARLAAMETEGCLGCLQCVKRDACIYEVYRKKTFDADQVVETTDAMCLNCMRCVQECKKGILSRAMNPQFEAMGDDYWRPDIISTLWKQATTGKIPVSGAGYRGRFSGPGFDQMWTDMSEIVRPTRDGIHGREYISTVIELGRRPERLVFDEEGKLAIDVPPFVELPVPMILDMAPWGKIGPSTRRAVALGAKASHTLAVATYDEAAELLADLKDHLIVRLDGVPEDLSPLDGAALAEFIDSPTVLEEIAALKARMPEMVTSVRTALDENAADRVAELAKAGAEVIHLQAGYKGQGLGQAADRFVTKLVREVHLRLVDEACRDQVTLLASGGIALAEHVAKIILCGVDGVGLDLVLNVAMECRMCGSCSEGFDCPVGLDTIDEEQGSSRVINLMGAFHSQLIELMGAMGIRETRRLRGEVGRAMIFEDLEKMSFAPIFGERINDDEPAPSPPEPVLAPGEYANLGGEITQAPSRYRNALTKFKAERMTTCVACGKCAETCQFGVHLKSGDKMLAPKSEHCRGADYCRSIGSYCGDACPVSAIRVGLNPVWRTFGDPRWPADLLVSTWIQAETGKPPENGLEYRKGASGGGFDRMDIVFPTEPPDKSFGPEDVDLSIDLNHRDDDGRPKVTIDFPVYGGGMSFGSVSGATMESRAKAFTSLNSFTCTGEGGFPPVLENYSDHVITQVATGLFGVREETIQRVRIVEFKYAQGAKPGLGGHLLGDKVTPAVAKMREAVEGNALFSPFPFHSVYSVEDHKKHVDWIKQINPTTLVSVKVSTPIDVDMVAVGSYYAGAHIVHLDGSYGGTGAAPDIAKKNIAMPIEYAIPMVHRFLVEEGIRDKITLIVSGGLRTAWDVAKAIALGANGVVTGTADMIALECIRCANCESGRGCPRGIATTDPELSVHYDSDWGSRRVINMYRSWGIQLREILWRLGLKSVRELVGRSDLLTHLDYQKKA; encoded by the coding sequence ATGAGTGACAAGTATCACGTCGAAGTAGCGCCCCGCGCCCCCCGCTTCACTCCGGTGGCCCGCCTGGCGGCCATGGAGACCGAGGGGTGCCTGGGCTGCTTGCAGTGCGTCAAGCGCGACGCCTGCATCTACGAGGTCTACCGCAAGAAGACCTTCGACGCCGACCAAGTGGTGGAGACCACCGACGCCATGTGCCTCAACTGCATGCGCTGCGTGCAGGAGTGCAAGAAGGGCATCCTCTCCCGGGCCATGAACCCCCAGTTCGAGGCCATGGGCGACGACTACTGGCGGCCGGACATCATCTCCACCCTGTGGAAGCAGGCCACCACCGGCAAGATCCCGGTGTCCGGGGCCGGCTACCGCGGCCGCTTCAGCGGGCCGGGCTTCGATCAGATGTGGACCGACATGAGCGAGATCGTGCGGCCCACCCGCGACGGCATCCATGGCCGTGAGTACATCTCCACGGTCATCGAGCTGGGCCGCCGCCCCGAGCGCCTGGTGTTCGACGAAGAAGGCAAGCTGGCCATCGACGTTCCGCCTTTCGTGGAACTGCCGGTGCCCATGATTCTGGACATGGCCCCCTGGGGCAAGATCGGCCCCAGCACCCGCCGGGCCGTGGCCCTGGGCGCCAAGGCCTCCCACACCCTGGCCGTGGCCACCTATGACGAGGCGGCCGAGCTGTTGGCCGACCTCAAGGACCACCTCATCGTCCGCCTGGACGGGGTGCCCGAGGACCTTTCGCCCCTGGACGGCGCGGCCCTGGCCGAGTTCATCGACTCGCCCACGGTCCTGGAAGAGATCGCGGCCCTCAAGGCGCGTATGCCGGAGATGGTCACTTCGGTGCGCACCGCCCTGGACGAAAACGCGGCCGACCGTGTGGCCGAGCTGGCCAAGGCCGGCGCCGAGGTCATTCACCTCCAGGCCGGCTACAAGGGCCAGGGCCTGGGCCAGGCGGCGGATCGTTTCGTCACCAAGCTGGTCCGCGAGGTGCACCTGCGCCTGGTGGACGAGGCCTGCCGCGATCAGGTGACCCTCTTGGCCAGCGGCGGCATCGCCCTGGCCGAGCACGTGGCCAAGATCATCCTCTGCGGCGTGGACGGCGTGGGGCTGGACCTGGTCTTGAACGTGGCCATGGAGTGCCGCATGTGCGGCTCCTGCTCCGAGGGCTTCGACTGCCCGGTGGGCCTGGACACCATAGACGAAGAGCAAGGATCGTCCCGGGTGATCAACCTCATGGGCGCCTTCCACTCCCAGCTCATCGAGCTCATGGGCGCCATGGGCATCCGCGAAACCCGCCGCCTGCGCGGCGAGGTGGGCCGGGCCATGATCTTCGAGGATCTGGAGAAGATGAGCTTCGCGCCCATCTTCGGCGAGCGCATCAACGACGACGAGCCCGCGCCCTCTCCCCCGGAGCCGGTGCTGGCTCCCGGCGAGTACGCCAACCTGGGCGGCGAGATCACCCAGGCCCCCAGCCGCTACCGCAACGCCCTGACCAAGTTCAAGGCCGAGCGCATGACCACCTGCGTGGCCTGCGGCAAGTGCGCCGAGACCTGCCAGTTCGGGGTGCACCTCAAGAGCGGCGACAAGATGCTCGCCCCCAAGAGCGAGCACTGCCGGGGCGCGGACTACTGCCGCTCCATCGGCTCCTACTGCGGCGACGCCTGCCCGGTGAGCGCCATCCGCGTGGGCCTCAACCCCGTCTGGCGCACCTTCGGCGACCCCCGCTGGCCGGCCGATCTGTTGGTGAGCACCTGGATTCAGGCCGAAACCGGCAAGCCGCCGGAGAACGGCCTGGAGTACCGCAAGGGCGCCAGCGGCGGCGGCTTCGACCGCATGGACATCGTGTTCCCCACCGAGCCGCCGGATAAGAGCTTCGGCCCCGAGGACGTGGACCTGTCCATCGACCTGAACCACCGCGACGACGACGGCCGCCCCAAGGTGACTATCGACTTCCCGGTGTATGGCGGCGGCATGAGCTTCGGCTCGGTGAGCGGCGCCACCATGGAGAGCCGGGCCAAGGCCTTCACCTCGCTCAACTCCTTCACCTGCACCGGCGAGGGCGGCTTCCCGCCCGTGTTGGAAAACTACTCCGACCACGTGATCACCCAGGTGGCCACCGGCCTGTTCGGGGTGCGCGAGGAGACGATCCAGCGGGTGCGCATCGTGGAGTTCAAGTACGCCCAGGGCGCCAAGCCCGGCCTGGGCGGCCACCTCCTGGGCGACAAGGTGACCCCGGCCGTGGCCAAGATGCGCGAGGCGGTGGAGGGCAACGCCCTGTTCAGCCCCTTCCCCTTCCACTCGGTCTATTCGGTGGAAGACCACAAAAAGCACGTCGACTGGATCAAGCAGATCAACCCCACCACCCTGGTGTCGGTCAAGGTCTCCACCCCCATCGACGTGGACATGGTGGCCGTGGGCTCCTACTACGCCGGGGCGCACATCGTGCACCTGGACGGCAGCTACGGCGGCACCGGGGCGGCCCCGGACATCGCCAAGAAGAACATCGCCATGCCCATCGAGTACGCCATCCCCATGGTGCACCGCTTCCTGGTGGAAGAAGGCATCCGCGACAAGATAACCCTGATCGTCTCCGGCGGTCTGCGCACCGCCTGGGACGTGGCCAAGGCCATCGCCCTGGGAGCCAACGGGGTGGTCACCGGCACCGCCGACATGATCGCCCTGGAGTGCATCCGCTGCGCCAACTGCGAGTCCGGGCGGGGCTGCCCCCGCGGCATCGCCACCACCGACCCCGAGCTGTCGGTGCACTACGACTCGGATTGGGGCTCCCGGCGCGTCATCAACATGTACCGCTCCTGGGGCATCCAGCTGCGGGAAATCCTGTGGCGCCTGGGCCTGAAGAGTGTCAGGGAGCTGGTGGGCCGGAGCGATCTGCTCACCCACCTGGACTACCAGAAGAAGGCGTGA